One window of the Zea mays cultivar B73 chromosome 3, Zm-B73-REFERENCE-NAM-5.0, whole genome shotgun sequence genome contains the following:
- the LOC100279558 gene encoding Dolabradiene synthase KSL4, chloroplastic (The RefSeq protein has 1 substitution compared to this genomic sequence), with amino-acid sequence MTPLRYAASPHLQPPFLGYKSSNVDGRSRTRQQAMIAERSSSSSTSGRGGQLEDRIREQLLNAELSPSSYDTAWAAMVPAPGSLAASRYPQCVDWILRNQRSDGSWGLDPSLRKDALSSTLACVLALRTWGVGEEHVGKGLRFIGHNSTSVTDCDKCDTPAGFNVIFPGMLERGIGMGLEIPLAHADLDAILRLRDTELKSIAASGRSKAYMSYVAEGLGDLLDWDQAAMAYQRKNGSFFNSPATTAAAAIHNGYNKRAIGYLDALISESGSSSSVPAVYPRKVHSQLRMVDTLERMGISPSFSYEINAILDMTYSSWLRNDDEVMLDMATCAMAFRLLRMHGYHVSSDALAQFSEESSFHDSIEAHLNGTEALLELYKASQVQILEEEPVLESIFSWSGKLLRRKQCSDSDDPAEVEHVLKFPSYATLDRLEHRRNIERFKTGGFQMLKSAFRVSHADEEILTLATDGFHSSQAVYQQEIEQLNRWVKEVRLPELEFARVLPLPILFSAAATMFPAELSEARIAWSKSSVLTTIVDDLFDTGDSMEELENLVTLFDLWDAHQEAGFYSERVEIVFRAVYDTCKHLVGKAAAVQNRGVMDHIADLWVDVVRAMMPEAEWRMSGRVPSMEEYLPIGEVSFAIGPIVPMAAYLVGPELPEDVVGSAEYEEMLSLVNLSGRLLNDLQTYERERKQGKINSVLLLADPSYCGSVEAATREVRSVIEASRRKLLRLVLRDGAAVPRPAGQLFWNMSKVLHLFYMDRDGYSSPLTNAIDEVLIKPLQMGRRREEDQLPGRVRSNQN; translated from the exons ATGACGCCGTTGAGGTACGCCGCCTCACCTCACCTGCAGCCGCCCTTCCTGGGCTACAAATCCTCCAACGTTGATGGCCGATCAAGAACGCGGCAGCAGGCCATGATCGCCgagcgcagcagcagcagcagcacaagTGGGCGAGGAGGACAGCTGGAGGACAGGATCAGGGAGCAGCTCCTCAACGCCGAGCTCTCGCCGTCGTCGTACGACACGGCCTGGGCCGCCATGGTTCCGGCGCCGGGGTCCCTTGCGGCGTCGCGGTACCCGCAGTGCGTGGATTGGATCTTGCGGAACCAGCGCAGCGACGGGTCGTGGGGGTTGGACCCTTCGCTGCGCAAGGACGCGCTCTCGTCCACGTTGGCGTGCGTCCTCGCGCTCAGGACCTGGGGCGTCGGGGAGGAGCACGTCGGGAAAG GGCTCCGCTTCATCGGACACAACTCCACCTCTGTGACGGACTGCGACAAGTGCGACACGCCAGCAGGGTTCAACGTCATCTTCCCCGGCATGCTCGAGCGCGGCATTGGCATGGGGCTGGAGATCCCTCTGGCCCATGCGGACCTTGACGCCATCCTCCGGCTGCGTGACACGGAGCTAAAAAG CATAGCTGCTTCCGGAAGAAGTAAAGCTTACATGTCCTACGTAGCAGAAGGTCTGGGGGACCTACTGGACTGGGATCAGGCCGCCATGGCTTACCAGAGGAAGAACGGGTCCTTCTTCAACTCGCCGGCCACAACGGCCGCAGCTGCCATCCACAACGGCTACAACAAGAGAGCCATCGGTTACTTGGATGCTCTCATCAGCGAGTCTGGCAGCAGCTCGTCAG TACCGGCTGTGTATCCACGGAAGGTGCACAGCCAGCTCCGCATGGTGGACACCTTGGAGAGGATGGGGATCTCTCCCAGCTTTTCCTATGAAATAAACGCCATACTTGACATGACATACAG TTCGTGGCTGCGCAATGACGACGAGGTAATGCTGGACATGGCGACCTGTGCGATGGCGTTCCGGCTCCTTCGTATGCACGGATACCACGTCTCATCCG ATGCGCTAGCTCAATTCAGCGAAGAATCCAGTTTCCACGACTCCATCGAAGCGCATCTGAACGGCACGGAGGCGTTGCTAGAACTGTACAAGGCGTCGCAGGTTCAGATCTTGGAGGAGGAGCCGGTCCTAGAGAGCATCTTTTCATGGTCAGGAAAACTGCTGAGGCGAAAACAGTGTTCCGATTCCGACGATCCGGCAGAGGTAGAACATGTGCTCAAGTTCCCCTCCTACGCGACCCTGGACCGGCTGGAGCACAGGAGGAACATAGAGCGTTTCAAGACAGGCGGCTTCCAGATGCTGAAATCAGCATTCCG CGTTTCTCACGCAGATGAGGAAATTCTGACGCTGGCAACCGACGGATTCCACTCCTCCCAGGCTGTGTACCAACAAGAGATTGAGCAGCTCAACAG GTGGGTGAAAGAGGTGAGGCTGCCGGAGCTGGAGTTCGCGAGAGTACTGCCTCTGCCCATCCTTTTCTCGGCAGCAGCCACCATGTTCCCCGCCGAACTGTCGGAGGCTCGCATCGCGTGGAGCAAGAGCTCCGTGCTCACCACCATCGTGGACGACCTGTTCGACACCGGGGACTCCATGGAGGAGCTGGAGAATCTCGTCACGCTGTTCGACCT GTGGGACGCGCACCAGGAGGCTGGCTTCTACTCGGAGCGGGTGGAGATCGTCTTCCGCGCCGTCTACGACACGTGCAAGCATCTGGTGGGCAAGGCCGCGGCGGTGCAGAACCGCGGGGTCATGGACCACATCGCCGACCTT TGGGTGGACGTCGTGAGGGCCATGATGCCCGAGGCGGAGTGGAGGATGAGCGGCCGGGTGCCGTCCATGGAGGAGTACCTGCCGATCGGGGAGGTGTCGTTCGCGATCGGCCCCATCGTCCCCATGGCCGCCTACCTGGTTGGGCCAGAGCTCCCGGAGGACGTGGTGGGGAGCGCCGAGTACGAGGAGATGCTCAGCCTCGTCAACCTCTCGGGGCGCCTCCTCAACGACCTCCAGACGTACGAGAGGGAGAGGAAGCAAGGGAAGATCAACAGCGTCCTGCTGCTCGCCGATCCGTCCTACTGCGGCTCCGTCGAGGCGGCAACCCGGGAGGTGAGGAGCGTCATCGAGGCCTCCAGGAGGAAGCTGCTGAGGCTGGTGCTCAGAGACGGGGCCGCGGTGCCCCGCCCTGCGAGGCAGCTGTTCTGGAACATGTCCAAGGTGCTCCACCTGTTCTACATGGACAGGGACGGCTACTCATCTCCGCTCACGAATGCCATCGACGAGGTGTTGATCAAGCCGCTCCAGATGGGAAGGAGACGAGAAGAAGATCAACTCCCCGGTCGCGTCCGGTCAAACCAAAACTAG